A region of the Cannabis sativa cultivar Pink pepper isolate KNU-18-1 chromosome 3, ASM2916894v1, whole genome shotgun sequence genome:
agtttatagcatagacagaaataccttgtttctttgctagaAACTTAGGGCATTGGAGTTTCCAGTGGCCATTTTCATTGCAATAGTAGCATTTTCCTTTTGGCTTTGCCTCGAGATTagcagcctttttctttttaatagttTTCACAGCTTTAACAtgcttcttgctattcttccaATTCTTATTACTACTGGGTCTCAATGCAGAGGCTATGCTTGCCTCAGGCTTGGCCGTACCATTAGCAGTGCAAGAACTAGGAGCTTTAGTTCCTCCTTTCTGTGGTCCTCCattcaaattttcaaatgtctGAAGGTTGTTGATTAACTCGTGGAAGTCAAGCTCcaacttgttcatgacataatttaatGTAAAAGGCAGAAAAGTTGGAGTCAAACTATTTAAGTTCAAACTCACTTAAGTTGTCTGATCAATAACTGCTCCATGATTCTCAGCCTCTTGGAAGTAACTAgtcatctggagaaggtgatcacgcacgttcTGATGAGGtctcatccgtgcattgatgaaatTCTTAGTCGCTTCAAAGCAAGCTTGAATTGATACCATCCCAAACAGTTCAGTTAAATGGTTCATGATTTCTGGAGTCGTGagagtgtttgcaaaccttgttttcaaggtgtcgacCATGCTAGACAGCATagagtatcgagctttgttgttaacattttgccaacgctcgaacttttcCTTAACTGTCTTGGTCGCATTCTCACATGGCTGCTCAGGAGCCTCTTCAGTCAACACAAATAGGGAATTTTCAccaatgagagcaatattaatgttctctctccatttgaTAAAGTTAGCTCCATTGAGCTTGTTGTCAGTCAACAATGACACCATGGGATTGTTCGCAGTCATATTGAATactaaaaatatcaataaatagaagTCAAGTAAGGTTTAACACAAACTGATAccagtgtctcgtttaggcgagagtcaaagataccatccattgaatagagttgtcagctcatccaAAATGACaagcattctagcaaccttttattcgatcaagatgagaatccagcgttgtcccatttaggcaagagtcaaggccattctatcttatgagcttccacttgtaaagcccgcttagttaacttggaaattagcagttatttatgttaatcaggaaattatttatagctatttaaataatttatcattgttatttacggaattcacatatgcataattatgtcatcagtagcttttatgtttcgcatttccggtgtccggtattttggaacgcggcgtttggctcagtagaaatcacaacttagtatgttagtattttggggacgggttttagacattgggaatgtcgggaatggccgggaatttagaatgtcccaaaaatacccctttagtatgattttagtgattttatggtggggggcaaaatggtctttttgccccattagtattttttgtcttatgtgaattagatgaattaaatgttatttttaaataacctttttggctgaaatggatttattaAGTTGATATATTATGACATTTATTCTTTTTCCAACACTTAgcttattttgaaaaagaaattccaaaaactcacacacaaacactctctctctttcggccatctttgagcagcaaggagggggaattttcttggtgattcaagtctTCCTTGTGTTGATTTTTGTGATCCTTAGTTGCTTGTAAGTGGTTCTCAACCTTTCTTTGTGtttttacttgtttttcttgaaaaaaggATGATGAATGCATGTGATTGtggaatgttgttgctgctgtaattagTTCTTATTTTctgagtttaagcatgttagtttagggttgtttttatgcttgattgctaggttgagcatgctagagggttatatgtgaaattatgtaattttgagagaaaatgccatgaattgtttctgtgttattgctgggtgttcttgttagtttgcagaggtatttttatgcttagttaagtagaattaactaggctagggtgcatgttagtgggtttaaccaagtttgagttcttgaactcaaagcttggtcattaatggtgatttttgtgtatgaggtttctgggtaggtttgatgctctagaattgttatttgggacctatagaacaggtctggaaagtttgggatcaattgggttcgaattggtcaagatatgagaattttaggttgctgcctgcgaggaaccggaattccggttgagcatccgaattcggatgggggttcgtatttttccgaaccggaattcggttgggcaaccggtcttccggttggggatttttcagaaccctagttttcctcgtttttgggtttttaggggtattgccatgctttttatcgatagggaaacttttagtttcaagttttagtccccgggaagtgatttagcgtgtcacttatagcgttgtgatttttatggtttaggagccgatccgccgttcagcttcagttccagtcaggttgaccggcacacctgaaatcggaatccaggtaagattagtataacagtatgcatatgtagattacatgtttagcgtgcatgtaggaagcctgttagtttacattagatatgtatttaggcttcgaaccacccaaccatgtcacgtcggtacaggctggagtatgaccagcagccggagtatgaccggttcgaccgatcaggctgacactggttggtggttcagtgctattgacctatcccgtcggtacaggctggagtatgaccgacggcggagtatgaccggttcgaccgatcaggaggatacttgtcaatagtaccgtcccctgaacgttcaaaactcagtaccatgttggacatggcagtagtgctcagtaccatgttggacatggcagtagcgggactcagtatcgtgttggacacggcagtcagttttatgtatgatattaatatgcttttcttactgagtctgtcgactcacagtttacgttcatgtgtaggtaaaggcaaggcagttgctgatggaccgtgagcgagcttatgggattgtaaatgtcgttagacgactttattttgttgtaaaagttgaatagtaaaaacgtttgtaaatattttataaatcgggatcccgagactttttggtaaaatggtttataagtttaatgaaaaagcaaaattttaattaatcacgtttttccataaacctcgttgattagcaacgagctgcacggtacgtttaaaaatcacgtaatacgcctaattttgttagggtgttacaacttggtatcagagccgccaggttgttttccgaagatcgtcacgacatgtacaatcatcatcagcagttagctcggttcacggttcagtaagcctttattgctttattagtttattttattcagttatgaaaaagaaaagcctgttaggaagcatgttagtagcctgatagtagaataggcgcatgtttcatttctaatttccaaattaagcggcattagtaagctcgccttgaatacgacctgatatgccaactcttggtttcgcaggcggttctaactagatggacgccaggcggactaccaggagtcgaggcaactcagtggggtcgaatcagggagagggagctcggtttcccccacctgctcggggccgaggtagaggtccccgaggcagggctcgtggtcggggtgatgagaacccgccacaggctgcccgagctccccggccgatcggggagccccgaatcgggagttacggtttgcggagatgcaagcccggatcgaagaacaagacctcgagattcagaggttgagacagcagggtgctcctgcggttCTGTGCCgagtagttccggtggcacaccttcttgcccaggccgagatggtagtggcggcccatagattggaaccgttgtatgagaggttccggaaacaagcacctccggtattcttgggaggtccagatgtgtcgaaagccgagcagtggcttacggtgatcaccagaattctgaactttatgggtgtcaccggcaacgacagagtggtgtgcgccacatttcagttccaggaggacgccctggtatggtgggacatggtgtctcagatccatgacgtcaccaccatgacttgggagaggtttcaagaactcttcaacgcgaagtattacaatgaggcggttagaagcgccaagaggaaagaatttgttcacctgacccagcgggagaacatgagtgtcactgagtataccactcagtttgaccggttggcgaggttagcctcgggaattgtgccaaccgacttcagcagaaaggagaagtatctggacgggttgaatcccaagatcaggcatgacctgatgattaccactgacgacagcaccacctacgctcagatggtggagaaggcactgcgagctgagggcgcagtggggtgcatgtcagaatcagccagtactccggttggtggcgaagctcctacccctcctgcatcaggatttagcagggggagtagtggttcggccattgatcagaggaagagggcacccatcgcttcggcggctcgagtcgaacaagaggttcgggggaaccgaacggagggagtcgtctggtggtaatgagactcgcttctcctatccgCAGTGCCCTagtgcaagaggcaccatcggggagagtgcaaggggcggggatgctttcattgtggcatgccgggcacttcaagagggaatgtccccggctcggccggaagcaccgagagctccggcgatacccactccggccggggtattcgcgatcacgcgggcgatgcggatgccggcccatcggttgttacgggtcggattcttattaacaactcgctttattcgatctttgtttgattacggggctacacgttcttatgtggcggccgagtctttagtaagttgggtagaccctttgatagatatgagtcggggtttggaaccacgTTActcagcggagaattggttatctccaataggtggattaggtctatgccgatcaggatagatggtagagagttgagcgctgatctgatagagatgagcttagtcgaatttgatattattttaggaatggatttcctatctaaatattcggcgagcattgattgcaagaggaagatggtggtcttccaaccggaaagtgaagaaccgttcgtatttgtgggttcggttcagggatctcggatcccggtgatctcggctatgtcagcgagagaattattgcacggtgggtgcttagggtttacggccgtggtggtggacaccactcggccggacaccattcggccgagaggacatcgagtggttcgggaatttttggacgtttttcccgaagaacttccgggGTTACCACCTCGagagggagattgacttcgtgattgacttggcaccaggggtggatccggtttccaaagccccgtataggatggctccactgaacttaaggaattaaagattcggctccgggggttgcttgacatagggttcattcggcccaggtgtcaccttggggagccccggttttgttcgtgaagaagaaggatgggtctatgaggatgtgcatcgactacagagagttgaacaagctgacggtgaagaataaatatccattacctaggatcgatgacttgttcgatcagcttcaggggaagacggtcttttctaagattgatctccgttcgggttatcatcagttgaggatccgagaggaggacattccaaagacggctttccgcactaggtatggacactacgagttcctggttatgtcattcggactaaccaatgctcccgcattcatggacctgatgaatagagtattcaaggatttcctcgatacctgtgtgattgtgtttatcgacgacatcctcgtgtactctcaatcagaagaggagcatgagttacatcttcagatggtactgcaacgacttcgagaacatagactctacgccaagttcaagaaatgtgagttctggttgtctcaggtgtccttcctaggacacattgtgggtaaggacgggatcaaggtggatcccgggaagatcgaatccgtcagggattggccgagaccgaagacagtgactgagatcagaagcttcttgggattagctgggtattaccgtaggttcgtggaggggttctccaaaatttcaatgcccctaactgagcttacgaagaagaatcagcgatttatctggacagataaatgcgaagctagttttcaggagctgaaacagagattgattaccgctccggtactagctttgccttcggacgaggagaagttcgtggtctattgtgacgcatccaaacagggtttggggtgcgtattgatgcaagccgatcgggttatcgcttatgcctcccgtcagttaaaggattatgaacagcgatacccgactcatgatttagaattggccgcagtggtttttgcactgaagatttggcggcattacttgtatggagagaagtgcgagatctataccgaccataaaagtctcaagtatttctttactcagaaagatttgaacatgagacaaaggcgttggttggagttagtgaaggactatgattgtgagatcctttaccatcccgggaaagccaatgtagtggccgatgccctgagcagaaagggtcccgggcaagtagctagcatggttcagatctcacctcagctagcagaggatatggttagatccagcattgagtttgtggtaggtcagcttcacaacttaacgctgcaatctgatctgttagaaagaataaaggttgcccagacaacagatccggagttagtgaagatccgagacgaggtattggctggtcaagccaaggacttttcagtgtcagctaGTGgagtgcttttgtataaagccagggtttgtgtcccgagcagtgtggacttgaggaacgagatctttgaggaggctcattctactccatattctctacatcccggcaccaccaagatgtaccaagatttgaaaccgtacttctggtggagcggtatgaagaagaatttggtagaattcgtttcgagatgcctcacgtgtcagcagatcaaggctgaacatcagagaccagcagggttgttgcagcctctaaccctaccagaatggaaatgggaggacattgcgatggattttgtggtcgggttacctaggaccacgggtatgtatgactccatctgggtagtggtggatcgatttacgaaatctgctcattttctgccggttagaacaacgtttacagtggatcagttggcagagttatatgtcagggagatagtgagacttcacggggtaccgaagtctatagtttcggacagggatccgaaattcacctccaaattttggcagagtttgcaacgggcaatgggtacgaagctaaaattcagtacagcattccatcctcagacagatggtcagtccgaaaggacaattcagatattggaggatatgctgagagcctgtgttatggactttgagggttcatggagtaaatacctaccgttagtggaattttcatacaacaacgaTTActgagtacgatagggatggcaccctacgaagttgtacggtaggaaatgtagatcccctatcctttgggatgagacaggggagaggaaatacctaggtccagagtcagttcagcggaccaatgaggcaatagagaagattaaagctagaatgcttgcctcccagagcagacagaagagttacgcagatccgaaatgtagggatgttgagttccgagtaggggaccatgtgtttttgcgagtatctccgatgaaggggattaaacgtttcgggaaaagaggcaagttatgccctagatttacaggacctttcgagattctcgagaagataggtcaagtggcatatcggttagcattgcctccagctttatcggcgagtgcacaacgtatttcatgtctcaatgttgagaaaatacgtttcagacccctctcatatactcagttatgagagccttcagcttcagtcagatatgtcttatgaggaacaaacCGGTGCGGAtccctggatagaaaggataaagtccttcggaataagaccatagcgttggtcaaggttctctggagaaacagtaaggtggaagaagccacctgggagcttgagtcagatatgcgagctcaatatccagagttattcaggtgagatttcggggacgaaatccttttaaggggggaatagttgtaaagcccgcttagttaacttggaaattagcagttatttatgttaatcaggaaattatttatagctatttaaataatttatcattgttatttacggaattcagatatgcataattatgtcatcagtagcttttatgtttcgcatttccggtgtccggtattttggaacgcggcgtttggctcagtagaaatcacaacttagtatgttagtattttggggacgggttttagacattgggaatgtcgggaatggccgggaatttagaatgtcccaaaaatacccctttagtatgattttagtgattttatggtggtgggcaaaatggtctttttgccccattagtattttttgtcttatgtgaattagatgaattaaatgttatttttaaataacctttttggctgaaatggatttattaAGTTGATATATTATGACATTTATTCTTTTTCCAACACTTAgcttattttgaaaaagaaattccaaaaactcacacacaaacactctctctctttcggccatctttgagcagcaaggagggggaattttcttggtgattcaagtctTCCTTGTGTTGATTTTTGTGATCCTTAGTTGCTTGTAAGTGGTTCTCAACCTTTCTTTGTGtttttacttgtttttcttgaaaaaaggATGATGAATGCATGTGATTGtggaatgttgttgctgctgtaattagTTCTTATTTTctgagtttaagcatgttagtttagggttgtttttatgcttgattgctaggttgagcatgctagagggttatatgtgaaattatgtaattttgagagaaaatgccatgaattgtttctgtgttattgctgggtgttcttgttagtttgcagaggtatttttatgcttagttaagtagaattaactaggctagggtgcatgttagtgggtttaaccaagtttgagttcttgaactcaaagcttggtcattaatggtgatttttgtgtatgaggtttctgggtaggtttgatgctctagaattgttatttgggacctatagaacaggtctggaaagtttgggatcaattgggttcgaattggtcaagatatgagaattttaggttgctgcctgcgaggaaccggaattccggttgagcatccggaattccggatgggggttcagatttttccagaaccggaattccggttgggcaaccggtcttccggttggggatttttcagaaccctagttttcctcgtttttgggtttttaggggtattgccatgctttttatcgat
Encoded here:
- the LOC133036006 gene encoding uncharacterized protein LOC133036006 — protein: MTANNPMVSLLTDNKLNGANFIKWRENINIALIGENSLFVLTEEAPEQPCENATKTVKEKFERWQNVNNKARYSMLSSMVDTLKTRFANTLTTPEIMNHLTELFGMVSIQACFEATKNFINARMRPHQNVRDHLLQMTSYFQEAENHGAVIDQTT